The Glycine soja cultivar W05 chromosome 9, ASM419377v2, whole genome shotgun sequence sequence TAACCGTGATATCTGTCCTGTATTTTCCACGAGTCATGTACAAAAGACTTCAGGAATGTAAGAAAGTAAAATACTAAAGTCAATTTGCATGCAAACAGCttcattttattatatcatcTAAGTGACTGATTCCATTGAGCTGGTACACTAAATAACGTATCAAGCTTCTATCAATAGAAGCAAATGAAAAGGTTTATTGAAGTGAAGCTCGTGTACAAGTTATCACTcagcaagaaaaacaaatattgaCATAAGTTACTCCAAAAGCTGCAATCCAAAAATTTGTTTCAGAAAACTCAAGCCAGTGGCTTCAGCACGTACATTTTACACCCATGTGGATCAACTGTGGCAGTCAATTTATCCACGAAGGGTCTCATCAATGTCTTGTGCTGCATGCATTAGCAGATACCTTAAGTTATAGCACAAGTATCCAACAAAATTGTGATGAAAACATAGTTACAAAGCATGCAAGCAAgagtacaaaaacaaaagattgaatGAATCCGAATACAATACCTCCCAAAGGTCTCTAGCTTCAACAGCACTTTTTGGTGGAATACCAATGTCATCCCAGTTGGCTGTAATTGATATTTTCCAAGGGCCACGATTAAGCAAGACAACAGCTACCCTGTACCCTGAAAGAGGACCTGCCCAAATCTGTCCAAAAGGGTCACCTATGACTGTGATAATGTATTGTTTCATCTGACATAAGAGACAAAATCATGTGTTGTGTTCCAAATTCAACTAACCTCTTCATCACCTTCCATCCTAACCTTTTTACCTTGTACACCAAGTGGATCTGACAATGTTtgagataaatattaataaacagTAGTATACTACAATGAATaagaaattagtttaattttctaTAGCCGGATAATGTAAAATGTTTTAATActgttaactaataaaaaatcgtgatagttatgacttttaattgatttttgtaAAGGTCgataaatatatcatatatgataattttttattggatgaCAGTGTAAAAACTATTAATATTGTTAGTacataaactattttttcatAAGAAATAACAGAATGATCCTAATTATGTATCACCTTGGTTAACTGCAATAACTTCCTTGTTAGCTACTATCTCCATGGTCTCTTTAGTTATATTTCTAACATCACAGCCAAGAAGAAGAGGTGCCTGCAATAAACCTTTGcatgaggaaaaaaaagaaaggaaaaaagccTTATATATGCTTTAACATAAATCAGTATAttggaaaacaaaagaataaaagtatTACCTTGGAAAGGGCCCATAAACTGAAGTGAACAgtatattcattttttgtcaTCCCTCCATTTCCCACCTCAAGCATATCAGGATCTGTTGAATTCACACGTTCAATGGATATCGTGACTCTCAATTGGAGAAAATATCTTTCGGAAAAACACAAGGTTAATGAAATTCTAACCATTCCAACCACCAGGTCTTGCATACTCTGCATAAACTTCATTCATGTCTGCCCTTGAAATCATGCTGCCAAAGATAATAGTTACCTTTATTAGCTAAAATCCATATTAATTCAATTTTGGTGGAATGCTACATACCCTGCCTGGTCACATTTCAAGATCAATCAAGGAGTGTCTATTGTCACTCCAAAGTATCTATTATCTCTCTTATTCAGTTAAatttcatacaatttttttacaaatcctaattaattcaattttggtGAACAGCTACATACCCTGCTGATCACATTTCAAGACCAATTAGGGAGTGTCTAATGCTACTCCAATGTGTCTATTGTCAACCtcgtttaattaaattttataaagtttCTAAGTTATTAGCTTGATTAACAATGAAATTGAAGATGTTTTATACAAAAAAGTTATTTGAATAGGAGTAGTTAGTAACAGACACATGATAGTGGCAACAGAATTTTTCTCCATTTGAATCaacaaattaaatgaataatgttCACCTTTCCCATGAATCATTAATGTCATTGGTAGTTCTCCAGCTATTTCCCACTTTAGCACCCCATAAAGCTGGGTGCAAGTCTCCCCTATAACAAGCAAAGCACATGTGATTAGAGGAAAGGTCTAAAAATTGGTGGagcaataaaatattaaaacaaataaaattaccaTTCACATAGTGAGAAGAAGATTGGACGACCAGCCATCATTAAAGCTCGAGTCATAATAGGGTATCTATTCATATGAAGACCATAGTTTTCAAGATTACATATAAAGAAGTAAAGAACAAAGTGGAAtgttaaaatattcaatttgatcaaataaaattaacactAATACGCAAATATACTTATGACTACCTATCAGTTGGTTTCGATCCATCATTGTTACAGTTATCATACTTCAAATAATCAATACCCTgtaaataaatcaaaacaacCATTTGTTTAAGTGCATTAAAATGATGGTTCCaaggaaaaagatgaagaaatgaGCACAATGTTTAATACCCATGATGCAAAAGTCTTGGCATCTTGAAACTCATGACCAAGAGAACCAGGCATCTGTTTGCTACAAGTAAAATACCTGCAAAATTGACCAACCTAAAGCTTAGTTAAAAGTAGTTGAAAAAAGCACATGGAACGAATTTGGTTAGGTGTTTGGCTAAGTCTATGTACCCAGCATCTGAATAAATTCCAAGCTTAAGACCCTTGCTGTGAACATAATCTGCAAGAGCTTTGATTCCAGAAGgaaatgttgatttttttgctACCAGATTACCCTATAGCAATACAACAACAATAGCCTATAAAAAtgtttgaagaaaaagaaatttaattgaatgtgaGAACTTTCAAGGAGACAGTAAGAAAGTGCAAATGCAATGAAGCATGTAAAAACCATAAGAACCATACCTTAGCATCCCGATTTAATTCAGCCCAACAATCATCTGCAATAATGGAAAATTGTGGATTAAGGTTAACTGCTTGTGCTTATGAAATTTTGCAAAgtaaaaaagtacaaaaataataaattaataataataagagaatTGAAAATTATG is a genomic window containing:
- the LOC114425929 gene encoding alpha-galactosidase 1-like; protein product: MERRVGYEVLVALVTLLVFSLTCVTASPSGPTKLQDHVKQFRGNLLANGLGRTPPMGWNSWNHFSCQINEKMIRETADALVSTGLSKLGYTYVNIDDCWAELNRDAKGNLVAKKSTFPSGIKALADYVHSKGLKLGIYSDAGYFTCSKQMPGSLGHEFQDAKTFASWGIDYLKYDNCNNDGSKPTDRYPIMTRALMMAGRPIFFSLCEWGDLHPALWGAKVGNSWRTTNDINDSWESMISRADMNEVYAEYARPGGWNDPDMLEVGNGGMTKNEYTVHFSLWALSKAPLLLGCDVRNITKETMEIVANKEVIAVNQDPLGVQGKKVRMEGDEEIWAGPLSGYRVAVVLLNRGPWKISITANWDDIGIPPKSAVEARDLWEHKTLMRPFVDKLTATVDPHGCKMYVLKPLA